The genomic DNA CCGGTCCTCGCGGCCGTCGGAAGCACCGTGGAAGTTCACTGCCCGCCCGCCGCGGGCGCGCCCCTGGCCGACCGCGAGGCCGTGCGGCGCATCCTCAGCAACCTCCTCGCCAACGCGGCCAAGTACTCGCCCTCCGGCAGCCGTGTGCGGATTGACGCGGAGCCGGCCGGCGAAGGCTCGGTCCGAATCTCCGTCACCGACAACGGCGAGGGCATCCCCCCCGAGGAGCGCGAAGCGATCTTCGAGAAGTTCCACCAACTCGCCGCCCACCGAGGCCTGGGCGGGGCCGGCATCGGCCTCGCCTTCTGCAAGATGGCCGTCGAGGCCCACGGCGGCAGAATCTGGGTGGAGGAGGCCCCCGGCGGCCGCGGCAGCGCCTTCCGCTTCACCCTGCCGCTGGCCACGCCCCGAGGCACCGCCCCCGCCCCCTGGAGCAACGGAGACGCCCGATGAGAACGGTGCTCGTGGTAGACGACGAACCGTGTGTGCGGCAGCTCTACCGGGACGCCTTCGAGGAGGAAGGCTACCGCGTGCTCGAGGCCGCCGACGGCCAGTCGGCCCTCGATCTCCTGGCCGCGCACGGGGCGGACGTTGCGGTGCTCGACATCCAGATGCCGCACGTCCACGGCATCGAGATGGTGGCGCGGCTGCACAGCCTGCGCCCCCACCTGCCGGTGATCGTCTGCTCGGCCCTGCCCAAGCTGTTCAACGAGTATGCCTTCTGGAACGCCAGGGACCAGGTGGCGGCCCTGCTGGCGAAGCCCGTGGAGGTGCGCGCCCTGCTCGAATGCGCCGAGCGCGCCCTGAGGGCCAAGGCCCCGGGGCCAGCGCCCGCGGCCCTGCCCGAAGGCATGGAAGCCTGCCAGCACCCCACCCCTCCGCCTGGGCAAGCCATCGCAAGCCCACGGCCGCGGCACTAGGAGAGCCCCACCATGCCGGACCCCATTCGCCGCGTCCTCGTGGTCGAGGACGAAGACGGCATCCGCAGCCTGCTCGACACCGCGCTCACCTCGAGCGGCTACGCCACCCGCCTCTTCCCCAACGCCGAAGAGGCGCTCGCCGCCCACGCCACAGAGGACTTCGACGTGGCGGTGGTGGACATCCGGATGCCCGGCATGGACGGCCTGGGCCTCTCCCGCGCCCTCCGCGCGCGGGACCCCGAGCTGCCGGTGATCCTGGTGACGGCGCACGCGGACCTCGACTCGGCCCGCGACGCCCTCCGCCTGGGCGCCTACGACTACATCGCCAAGCCGTTCGACGTGGACGATGTGCTGTTGAGCGTGGCCCGTGCCGC from Planctomycetota bacterium includes the following:
- a CDS encoding response regulator, which produces MRTVLVVDDEPCVRQLYRDAFEEEGYRVLEAADGQSALDLLAAHGADVAVLDIQMPHVHGIEMVARLHSLRPHLPVIVCSALPKLFNEYAFWNARDQVAALLAKPVEVRALLECAERALRAKAPGPAPAALPEGMEACQHPTPPPGQAIASPRPRH